A genome region from Anastrepha obliqua isolate idAnaObli1 chromosome 4, idAnaObli1_1.0, whole genome shotgun sequence includes the following:
- the LOC129244723 gene encoding uncharacterized protein LOC129244723 produces MAKRGAIALALFGAVLLNILGHCEMSVYPGLRRKPLRQFLQQPFDVSSDYLAQLMEENARRRLQQTFEQQLERINMQMNRQRQRDEQRERLSQRLQLLAAENAEENEEEGEAEMDVESTEIDEDTYDANRNQYNSYKNFNNNNNNNINRNQYVDPNGLFSYKYPSPNMVDMNSEILRERIPFAVGPADPRFFERDSVENEDSNNSDELDSRALDDYQEFVPAESQNIGAKVVAAATSNGEATTLAPGDAKPPVLAPAPVETAKLVDGGAATFHRIKPQSAAAAAAVAGANVVAAMKPNTEDVANEDSNPRHALIDKLQKEGKAASVINNHDVAAALDGGGDGGANMVVRQHLGVDGDIGMYLVALIAGVSAAVTVGLIALFIAWYTLHRKSKAAADVEYPAYGVTGPNKDISPSGDRKLAQSAQMYHYQHQKQQIIAMENRQAAEGSCGMSDVESDDEENEEGDYTVYECPGLAPPMSEMEVKNPLFLDETPVTPSSNVTTASNTTTTSTPTISNITHATPQQPPTQQFGKKPTYKVVVGAAPNPKATSAESTSSEENIKRKKNKK; encoded by the exons ATGGCTAAGCGTGGTGCAATCGCGTTGGCGCTGTTCGGTGCAGTGCTGCTCAACATTTTGGGTCACTGCGAAATGTCCGTTTACCCAG gGCTTCGTCGCAAACCGTTACGTCAATTTCTGCAACAACCTTTTGATGTGTCGTCCGATTATTTGGCGCAACTTATGGAGGAGAATGCACGGCGTCGTTTACAGCAAACGTTTGAACAACAATTGGAGCGCATCAATATGCAAATGAATCGTCAGCGACAGCGCGACGAGCAACGCGAACGTTTGAGTCAACGTTTGCAGCTGCTTGCCGCTGAGAATGCGGAAGAGAATGAGGAAGAGGGAGAGGCAGAAATGGATGTGGAATCGACGGAAATCGATGAGGACACTTACGATGCCAATCGCAATCAATATAATAGttataaaaactttaacaacaataacaataacaacatcaatCGCAATCAATACGTGGACCCGAACGGACTCTTTAGCTACAAATACCCATCACCCAATATGGTGGACATGAACAGTGAGATATTACGCGAACGTATACCTTTCGCAGTCGGTCCGGCCGATCCACGTTTCTTCGAGCGTGACAGCGTCGAAAACGAAGATAGCAACAATAGCGATGAGTTGGACTCGCGCGCATTGGATGACTACCAGGAATTTGTACCAGCTGAATCGCAAAACATTGGCGCTAAAGTAGTAGCTGCCGCTACATCTAATGGCGAAGCCACAACGTTGGCGCCTGGTGATGCTAAACCGCCCGTGCTCGCGCCAGCGCCTGTCGAAACTGCGAAATTGGTTGATGGAGGTGCGGCTACATTCCATCGCATCAAACCGCAAAGCGCTGCTGCGGCAGCGGCGGTTGCAGGCGCTAATGTAGTTGCGGCAATGAAGCCCAACACAGAGGATGTAGCAAATGAGGACAGCAATCCACGACACGCGCTTATTGACAAGCTACAGAAGGAGGGCAAAGCGGCGTCCGTTATCAATAATCACGATGTAGCTGCTGCATTAGATGGTGGTGGTGATGGCGGCGCTAATATGGTGGTGCGTCAACACTTGGGCGTAGACGGTGACATAGGCATGTATTTAGTGGCATTAATTGCGGGTGTGAGCGCGGCCGTTACAGTGGGCCTGATAGCGCTCTTCATCGCTTGGTACAC ATTGCACCGCAAATCAAAGGCTGCAGCGGATGTGGAATATCCGGCATATGGGGTGACCGGACCAAACAAGGACATCTCACCCTCGGGCGATCGCAAATTGGCACAAAGCGCACAAATGTATCACTATCAGCATCAGAAACAGCAGATAATTGCGATGGAAAATCGACAGGCGGCGGAAGGTAGCTGCGGCATGTCCGATGTGGAAAGCGACGATGAGGAGAATGAGGAGGGTGACTACACTGTGTACGAGTGTCCTGGTCTCGCACCG CCAATGAGCGAGATGGAAGTGAAGAATCCATTGTTCTTAGATGAAACGCCAGTTACGCCATCGAGCAATGTTACCACCGCATCCAACACGACCACCACTTCCACTCCAACTATTAGCAACATAACACATGCAACGCCACAACAACCACCCACACAACAATTCGGTAAGAAGCCCACTTACAaggttgttgttggtgctgcaCCCAATCCCAAAGCTACCTCAGCAGAGTCTACGTCTTCCGAGGAGAATATCAAgaggaagaagaataagaagtaA